A genomic segment from Methanoplanus limicola DSM 2279 encodes:
- a CDS encoding thiamine pyrophosphate-dependent enzyme, whose protein sequence is MTNQKSGCDILADALLRAADTYYTVPGYPVTDLAEKVDAEYVINEKTALEYALGDSLSGRRSAVIVKNAGMNILADPMVNAVYQGIISGVLIIAGDDTKAIGSQTCQDSTHYAEVADVPLIVPNRDNLFSSAETAFQASERFSRPAILKVTEDILENSAKSGTVMRKDLKGELADPLLTMKGRCESAGNITADMYEQTEFPLTYPPADDSNPKARTRTENPQTMPGRGYARTLCRNCPYKELFSAIKDSKREVICDTGCSLLSKNPPYNFGIANYGLGSSVAAAAKSTGIALTGDYALLHSGINSLIDVFEKELPVLVIVLLNKKMGMTGGQDSPDLLRYIQWAEPEIISSDSIKRGSTGELSVYLNEKPDRPKVILISGACPAGEKHEKIKC, encoded by the coding sequence ATGACAAATCAGAAGTCCGGCTGTGATATACTTGCAGATGCACTGCTGAGAGCAGCAGATACTTACTACACCGTCCCCGGATATCCGGTGACAGATCTTGCTGAGAAAGTTGATGCAGAATATGTCATAAATGAGAAAACAGCCCTTGAATATGCCCTTGGAGACTCTCTCTCAGGCAGGCGTTCGGCAGTGATCGTAAAAAATGCCGGAATGAACATTCTCGCTGATCCTATGGTAAACGCGGTTTATCAGGGGATAATCAGCGGAGTGCTGATAATTGCCGGAGACGATACAAAAGCCATTGGATCACAGACCTGCCAGGATTCAACGCATTATGCAGAGGTTGCAGATGTGCCCCTCATAGTGCCCAACAGAGATAACCTCTTCTCATCCGCAGAAACGGCCTTTCAGGCATCAGAGCGGTTCTCAAGACCGGCCATACTGAAAGTTACTGAAGACATTCTTGAAAACAGTGCCAAATCCGGCACTGTGATGCGCAAAGACCTGAAAGGAGAACTTGCTGACCCTCTGCTGACCATGAAAGGACGGTGTGAATCAGCCGGAAATATAACGGCGGATATGTATGAGCAGACAGAATTTCCGCTAACATATCCTCCGGCAGACGACAGTAATCCAAAAGCCCGGACGAGGACAGAAAACCCGCAGACCATGCCGGGCCGTGGTTATGCACGGACATTGTGCAGAAACTGCCCGTACAAAGAATTATTCTCAGCAATAAAAGATTCCAAAAGAGAGGTCATCTGCGACACCGGATGTTCACTTCTCTCCAAAAATCCGCCGTATAACTTCGGTATTGCAAATTACGGCCTTGGATCGTCAGTTGCAGCTGCCGCGAAGAGTACAGGCATTGCCCTTACCGGCGACTACGCACTGCTCCATTCCGGAATTAACTCCCTGATCGATGTCTTTGAGAAAGAACTGCCCGTTCTGGTCATTGTCCTCTTAAACAAAAAAATGGGAATGACCGGAGGGCAGGACTCACCCGATCTATTGAGGTACATACAGTGGGCAGAACCTGAAATTATCAGCTCGGATTCAATCAAACGCGGAAGCACCGGAGAGCTGTCCGTATATCTGAATGAAAAGCCTGACCGGCCAAAGGTCATCCTTATCAGCGGGGCATGCCCTGCGGGGGAGAAACATGAAAAAATTAAATGTTGA
- a CDS encoding TolB family protein, with product MNDMHDHASRKTQILFSLLLITGIILPGVQAAGIPGDEVTIFTAEEGAYAYGIVDSGNILISEIYPDSDEPGWVKLYRYNISRASIVTLPAGNPDGINMDICGDTIIWAEITEKNDFSGPEITLNIYPDREDMPMEIPDKFKSVSDLKLVNGNVVITGRDSFMLNSGSGMSDIYIYYPDEKRLIHQEIPGRQGSVSASGDYIVFQDDRYGQMKNTVHIMNLKNSVSWQIGDEKNGVFSSPDISGEKVVYRFDEDFGSFLKEEVSQQLLLTEISTNKTKIIASPGARISEPKIDGDNIVWSDRRYKEHYKIWLYDLNEERETLVAVTGNEYPGAVEISGSTVMWSDFVDGRSTLKIREMSSLKASDSDPLYTETTQQNSENKGINDQDKYPAERKSGTSLELSLVAVISGLVLIAGKRY from the coding sequence GTGAATGATATGCACGATCACGCAAGCAGAAAAACACAGATACTTTTTTCCCTGCTCCTGATCACCGGGATTATTCTCCCCGGTGTTCAGGCAGCCGGCATCCCGGGCGATGAAGTGACAATATTTACAGCTGAAGAAGGCGCCTATGCCTATGGAATAGTTGACTCAGGGAACATATTAATCTCAGAAATCTACCCTGATAGTGACGAACCCGGATGGGTTAAACTGTACAGATACAATATCAGCAGGGCCAGTATTGTAACACTGCCTGCCGGAAATCCGGATGGCATAAATATGGACATCTGTGGAGACACAATAATATGGGCTGAAATCACTGAGAAAAACGACTTTTCAGGCCCCGAAATTACCCTGAATATATACCCGGACAGAGAAGATATGCCGATGGAAATCCCCGATAAATTTAAATCAGTCAGTGATTTAAAACTCGTAAACGGGAATGTTGTTATCACCGGAAGAGATTCATTTATGCTGAATTCCGGTTCCGGAATGAGTGACATTTACATATATTATCCTGACGAAAAGAGACTGATACATCAGGAAATTCCGGGAAGGCAGGGATCGGTATCTGCCTCAGGAGACTACATAGTATTTCAGGATGACCGGTATGGTCAGATGAAAAATACTGTCCATATTATGAACCTCAAAAACTCTGTATCATGGCAGATCGGTGATGAAAAAAATGGCGTTTTTTCATCCCCCGACATATCCGGTGAAAAAGTAGTATACCGGTTTGATGAGGACTTTGGATCATTTCTGAAAGAAGAGGTATCACAGCAGCTATTACTGACCGAAATTTCGACAAATAAAACAAAAATTATCGCATCGCCAGGTGCGAGAATATCAGAACCAAAAATTGACGGCGACAATATTGTCTGGAGCGACAGGAGATATAAAGAGCACTATAAAATATGGCTTTATGACCTTAATGAAGAGAGGGAAACACTGGTAGCAGTGACCGGTAATGAATATCCCGGAGCAGTTGAGATATCCGGCAGTACAGTAATGTGGTCTGATTTTGTGGATGGTCGCAGTACATTAAAAATAAGAGAGATGTCTTCCCTAAAAGCATCAGACAGTGATCCTTTATACACTGAAACTACACAGCAGAATTCAGAGAACAAAGGAATAAATGATCAGGATAAATACCCTGCTGAAAGAAAATCAGGTACTTCTTTGGAACTGTCACTGGTTGCAGTAATTTCCGGATTAGTCCTCATCGCAGGGAAGAGATATTGA
- a CDS encoding DUF1743 domain-containing protein gives MTIILTPEEVRERFGTMFCRKFLVIVDEEAEKAEIIEHCCHRGAIEWDVMNRRRAGGAVESISVEGASMTISAKIGKFPINFGAAGDDIGGQALEGVSVEGDLVATDWAGIAGAGVGVAVCLPQAPGVIRTEYPTEDDLKAGGARTCRTRIYSPKYVKISIGIDDTDTKESGATWVLASKCAEACTIEGVEYLDMRLIQLNPKVPNKTTNCVGSALNFAVRPDKVDELLAFVKEFIEERSVSEDTGIAVWRGLTQPESPYLEKIKTEVLNVEECEAEAERLGIEYIDSAKSKGRIGALGAVLWANRGIEAAGLYGEHL, from the coding sequence TTGACTATTATATTAACTCCCGAAGAGGTCAGAGAACGCTTTGGCACAATGTTTTGCAGAAAATTTCTGGTTATAGTTGATGAAGAAGCAGAGAAGGCAGAAATTATCGAACATTGCTGTCACAGAGGGGCAATTGAATGGGATGTGATGAACCGCAGGCGTGCCGGCGGTGCTGTGGAATCAATAAGTGTTGAGGGTGCATCAATGACCATATCAGCAAAAATCGGCAAATTCCCGATTAATTTTGGTGCCGCAGGTGATGACATCGGAGGACAGGCGCTTGAAGGTGTATCTGTAGAAGGTGACCTTGTGGCAACCGACTGGGCAGGCATTGCAGGCGCCGGTGTCGGTGTTGCAGTATGCCTGCCGCAGGCACCGGGTGTTATCAGAACAGAATACCCGACAGAAGATGATCTAAAGGCAGGCGGGGCAAGGACATGCAGGACGAGGATCTACTCACCGAAATATGTCAAAATATCAATCGGAATTGACGACACGGACACAAAGGAGTCAGGGGCAACCTGGGTGCTTGCATCCAAATGTGCCGAGGCGTGCACCATTGAAGGTGTTGAATACCTCGACATGAGGCTCATTCAGTTAAACCCGAAGGTCCCGAACAAGACGACAAACTGCGTAGGATCTGCACTCAATTTTGCTGTCCGGCCGGATAAGGTGGATGAACTGCTTGCATTTGTAAAGGAGTTTATCGAGGAGAGATCTGTCAGTGAGGATACAGGCATTGCAGTATGGCGTGGACTTACACAGCCCGAATCACCGTATCTTGAAAAGATTAAGACTGAAGTTTTAAATGTTGAGGAGTGCGAGGCTGAAGCAGAAAGGCTTGGCATAGAGTATATAGATTCTGCAAAGAGCAAGGGCAGAATCGGTGCTCTTGGTGCAGTGCTCTGGGCAAACAGAGGAATTGAGGCGGCGGGGCTGTATGGAGAACATCTTTAA
- the mmp11 gene encoding methanogenesis marker protein 11, whose amino-acid sequence MENIFNNPYSISYPEIIAVSSEDNSRIELIEKFDCIGGAMWAGNHYRKSPLTESVRVVGNTQRFMLSTGCVDLELEGSYFPAGICGAEISGDEISISYVGMGGGGVGASVCRSTAKGVIKSSSEPCGGGKVAGSTITLPKMQRVVIGIDDTDTAEEGATWTLAHNISKAVEDENSRYLSHTIVQLFPVPYRTKNCVAIACEFATREPEKLISSFEELVRKYTLSDETGLCAFSGFDTTPLRKYGEQVKAGEVSNAEFEEIRELLEIRIEGRGIIGAAAAIPFYTDYEEALKI is encoded by the coding sequence ATGGAGAACATCTTTAATAATCCATATTCCATCTCCTATCCGGAGATAATTGCTGTAAGCTCTGAGGACAACTCCAGGATAGAGCTTATAGAAAAATTTGACTGTATTGGCGGTGCGATGTGGGCCGGAAATCATTACAGGAAAAGTCCGCTTACAGAATCAGTCAGAGTCGTGGGAAATACCCAGAGATTTATGCTGAGTACAGGGTGTGTGGACCTTGAGCTTGAGGGTTCATACTTCCCTGCCGGAATATGCGGTGCGGAAATTTCCGGTGATGAAATATCCATATCATACGTCGGCATGGGCGGCGGAGGAGTAGGAGCATCGGTGTGCAGATCCACTGCAAAGGGTGTCATAAAAAGTTCATCAGAGCCATGCGGAGGAGGGAAGGTTGCCGGTTCGACAATTACCCTTCCAAAGATGCAGAGGGTTGTAATCGGGATTGATGATACCGATACTGCCGAGGAGGGTGCAACGTGGACACTTGCACATAATATATCAAAGGCAGTTGAGGATGAGAATTCAAGATATCTCTCCCATACAATAGTTCAGCTCTTTCCCGTTCCTTACAGAACAAAAAACTGTGTGGCAATTGCATGTGAATTCGCCACCAGAGAGCCTGAGAAACTTATAAGCAGTTTTGAAGAGCTTGTCAGGAAGTACACACTCTCGGATGAGACAGGGCTATGTGCATTCTCCGGTTTTGATACAACACCACTCAGAAAATACGGGGAGCAGGTTAAAGCCGGAGAAGTAAGCAATGCTGAGTTTGAAGAGATAAGAGAACTTCTTGAGATCAGAATTGAAGGAAGGGGAATTATCGGTGCTGCGGCTGCAATTCCATTTTATACAGATTACGAAGAGGCTCTGAAGATATGA
- a CDS encoding radical SAM protein, with product MRWCELKAGLLEAGTAKITGGTEGITSFSKAGPSSGEGGSVFFSSGNMRVRLSITDDSPVEIVITDRDNAVLKFEGEEVEGRVEPATLHCPRQAFITVSEGCIFRCRYCSVPTQEKKFKSPEEIDRMIEGVLPDIDCISLTSGVIGSPEEDEERVIEVVTRVMRFGLPVGVSIYPLKETPKKLFDLGVLEVKFNLEAATEKLFQEICPEMERDQIMDALIESVRLFGKNRVFTNIILGAGESDSEMRACISEVTALGIIPVIRPLTPKAEMSEKAGYSRPARERILNITEFLDDELLKNGLDTGVAETMCTACTGCDLVPGRDF from the coding sequence ATGAGATGGTGTGAATTAAAGGCCGGACTTCTGGAAGCGGGCACTGCAAAGATTACAGGCGGAACTGAGGGTATAACTTCATTCTCAAAGGCAGGCCCGTCATCAGGAGAGGGCGGATCGGTCTTTTTTTCATCCGGAAACATGAGAGTCCGGTTAAGCATTACGGATGACAGTCCGGTTGAGATTGTCATCACTGACAGAGATAATGCCGTACTTAAGTTTGAGGGAGAGGAAGTCGAAGGGAGGGTAGAACCTGCCACCCTTCACTGCCCCCGGCAGGCATTTATTACAGTCAGTGAGGGCTGTATATTCAGGTGCAGATACTGCTCTGTTCCCACCCAGGAGAAGAAGTTCAAGAGTCCTGAAGAGATTGATAGGATGATCGAAGGAGTTCTGCCTGATATAGACTGCATCTCACTTACAAGCGGAGTTATAGGTTCTCCCGAAGAGGATGAGGAGAGGGTCATTGAGGTTGTAACAAGGGTTATGAGATTCGGCTTGCCAGTCGGAGTTTCTATATACCCCCTTAAGGAAACTCCAAAAAAGCTCTTTGATCTCGGAGTTTTGGAGGTGAAGTTCAACCTTGAGGCTGCAACAGAGAAACTCTTTCAGGAGATCTGCCCGGAGATGGAGAGAGATCAGATTATGGACGCACTCATAGAATCCGTGCGGCTTTTCGGGAAGAACAGGGTTTTTACCAATATAATCCTTGGTGCAGGTGAGAGTGATTCAGAGATGAGAGCCTGCATCTCAGAAGTCACAGCTCTTGGCATAATTCCGGTCATCCGTCCGCTGACACCTAAGGCAGAGATGTCTGAGAAAGCCGGATACAGCAGACCTGCACGTGAGAGAATCCTGAATATTACAGAGTTTCTTGATGACGAACTACTCAAAAACGGACTTGATACCGGAGTTGCAGAGACTATGTGCACAGCCTGCACCGGCTGTGATCTTGTGCCAGGGAGGGATTTTTAG